The following nucleotide sequence is from Anabaena sphaerica FACHB-251.
AGGGGGGCAGGGGAGCAGCGGGGCAGGGGAGCAGGGGGGCAGGGGAGCAGGGGGGCAGGGGGAAGAAATTTGGGATTTTTGCGCGGATGGGTGGGTGTAAAAAATCAGGTGCTGTGAAAAATGTCTGAATCTCTTTCTAGGCAATGCTTTGAGGTTATTCTTGTTAGTGACACACCCGCGCACCTTACACAGAGCCGGTTTCAGCGTTTTTTGCGTTTGACACAATTCCTGAAATGGACTATCATAAGACCATCCGCGCAATCGAACCTTGAAAACTACATATATATAGGCTTTCGGGCTGCCGCAGTTGAAATTTCAAATAATCCCTATTAGGGATTGAAACTAATCGCATTACCTCTAGAATTCCTGAATACATAACGTTGAAATTTCAAATAATCCCTATTAGGGATTGAAACCCTTTCCTTTTACTGTATGTGTCATTTTTTAAGGCAGTTGAAATTTCAAATAATCCCTATTAGGGATTGAAACATTATGCCAAAGCGATCGCCGGGAAGAATATAGGACTTACGCAAGATTGAACTCAAAACCTGATTCTTGCGTAGGGGTAATTCATGAATTACCCCTACTTCCGTTCTGTTTTGCGTAAGTCCTGGAATATTATCTTCAGTGTTGAAATTTCAAATAATCGCTAACCAACAAACCACCTAAAATTAAAGCGATCGCACTTTCAGTATGTTTTTCTACCATTTCTGGACTGAGGCGATCTATGTCTGGTGTCAAATGTTTCCAGTTTTCCTGCACAGTAAAGTAGAAAATGCACACACTGATAATATGAGTCAAGGTCAAAAATGGATCTACAGGCCGGAAACATCCTTCGTTGATCCCTCTTTCTAAAACTTTAAGCAGTGGTGCGTATAAAGTCATGGGGTTAATCTGCTTGAAATACAAACCCTGATTTTGACTCGCTTCCTGAAACCACAACATTTGACGATGGGGATAAGCGACTTCATAAGCGATCGCACTACGAATAATTTGCTTTAATGCTTCTTCTGGGTGTAACTGTTCCAAATCTAATTGACTTACCACTGACAACGCTTGATTAATCGGACGCTGCAAAACCGCTTTATACAAACCTTCTTTATTCTCAAAATAATAGTGAATCATCGCTGTAGTAATTTTGGCACGATCAGCGATCGCACTCAACCGCGCCCCCTTTAACCCATCTTTAGCAAACTCAATCTCCGCTGCATCCAGAATTTGCTGCTGTGTCACCTCTGCATCCCGCACCTGACGCACTGATTTAGCACCTCCCTTATTCCTCACAGATTTGACCACGGCATTATCATCTATACGTTGCTTGTACATCGTAACAATAGTTGACAGCAATCTGACCCTATTGTTAAACTAATTAAAAAATTAGTTAATTAAATAAGAGGTTTTTTATGACCCTGTTACAAGGCGCACCTTGGCTATTAGCTCATCGTTCCATGCTCAAGCCCAATCAGCCTTTCAAAATCTCCCTTTACGGTCAAGATTACGTACTTTGGCAAGATAACACAGGTAAAATAAATTGCTTACCTAACGCCTGTCCCCATTTAGGTGCAATGCTTTCCGAAGGCTGGTGTGTGACAAAAGCAGATGGTAGTAGCACCGTAGTTTGTCCATTTCATGCTTTAGAATTTGACAGCAACGGTTGTACAGTTTTACCAAATAGTAATAAACAAACGAAACCCTTACTCCAACCATTAGAGTTAATTATTCAAGGTGATTTTATTTGGACTTATGGTGGATATGAACCGAAAATTATTATCCCAACCATTTTAAAAGATTTTGCCTCTGAATATGAATTTCTGGGACATACAAAAAACTTCAGCGTCAAAACCGAACTGCTGACAATGCTATTAAATATGCACGACTACGATCATCAAAATGGGACACATAGACCATTATTTGAAATTGAAAAAGTAGACTTTAAACAATTTATTGATAATGGACATCACTCCCATGCTTACTTTGATTTAATCAGAAAACCACCAAAATTAAATGACCTACTCAAAAATCCTGGACTGTTAGCAATTCCCAACACAATTAACGCCCATTTAGAAAATTTCTTTCCTTGCTTTGTAGTCGTACATGGTGAAAGTCCTGTAGCTAGTGTGAAACAAATTCATTTCTTTATTCCCGAATCAGAAACTCATACACGCACCTATGTTTTAGTATATGGTAAAGTTAAAAATCCTGTTGCCCATTTAATTAAGAAAAATTTTGTTCGTTTAGCAGAAGTAATTGTTGAGCAAGATGTGGATATATTGGGTAAACTTTATCCCAACATTCCCCAACATATAAAATTAAATAACGAAATAGGTATGGATTGGGTAAAACGCAATTTTGAGAATTTTCCCATGATTGAACATAGGTGACAGGCGACAGATAAGAATTGTACTAATGACCAATGATTAATGACCAATGACTAATGTGCGTATATTTTTACCTAAGCTTAACCTAATGCTTGCCAAAACTTAACCTTTCAGGTGTTCACTAGTATTAAATTCACTTTTTGCTGCAATATTTTGAACCCCCAACCGACCTGGTATTTACAGAAATTGGGGGATTATTTATTATATAGATATATAGCCATCCTAAATGATTCATGAACACTTTCTGTTCCCTGTTCCCTGTTCCCTGTTCCCTTCCCATGACTTACGTCACGCTACGCTATCACCGATAAGTTCTCAACTCAAATAGGATTGCTATATAGTGGACTAATAACAGAGGAAAGCTATTTTACACCACCAGAAGCCAAATAATATCGCCTACTCCCATGTTATCCACCTGAGTCATCTGATTGATATAGGTATACCACAATGGCCGGGCGATCCTCCCGTAAAATTTACTACTGTTGCTGAACTGCAAGATGATGGCTATTATCTGCGACGTTTTTCTTTAGGTGAACATAGTGCTACTCATATCAATGCCCCTAATAGTTTTCACAGTAGCGGTATCAGCATTGACGAATACTCCGCCCAATCGCTGGTAGTACCTGCTGTAGTCATAGATATTTGTAAACAAGCAGCAGTGAATGCTGATTATCTTTTAACTGTGGCTGATATTTTGGTATGGGAAGCAGAGTTTGGCACTATTGACCCTGGGCGCATGGTAATCCTTTATACGGGCTGGCAAGCTAAATGGCTGGATAAAAACGCATTTTTGAATCAAGATGCAGCAGGGAATATGCACTTTCCAGGGTTTGGGAGTGATGCTACCCAGTTTTTAATTACTGAAAGGCAAATTGCCGGCGTGGGAATTGATACACACGGTGTAGATTCAGGGCAAGACACAAGTTTTACTACTAATCGCCTAGTCTTAGCGAAGCCACTTCTTGTTTTAGAAAATCTCACCAATTTAGATCAACTTCCACCCCAAGGTACAACTTTGGTAATTGGTATTCTCCGCTTGCGTGGTGGTTCTGGTTCTCCGGCTGCGGTAATGGCGTTATTTTGAGTGTTGAATTGTTTTGTATTCTACAGCCAGCACCCTTGTTAATATGTACTTTTATTTGTCAAACTCGTCATCACCTGAGCTAGTTCATTAGATAAATCGATCACAGATTCTTGGCGCTTTTTAAAGAGGACTCCAGCCAAAAAATAATAGTCTCCAGAGTAAAATGCCATTTTCTTTTTTCGTAAGCTTTCTATGTATTTTTTCACTTTTGGCTCTGAACTATAATATCCAAACTTCAAAGGTAAAACCATGAAGTTCTGCACAAAATAGTTATTCTCTTCGGCTATGTTAATTGTACTTATAGGGTTAGAAAAACTAGATACTAAAACTAGTACATTTTCATAACCTAATGATAAAAGATCGTTGGTAACTGTAGCTCCGTCTATACCCCCAAATAATAGCGGCATATAAATATCTGGATCGGGTGCGGGAATATAAGGTGGATTTGCTACAAGATATTCGGCTTTGGGTTTAGAAGACTCAAATAAACATGAATTAGAGATGATGTATTTGTGAGCGAGATTATATTCATCGATTGTAGAATTGGCGCGTTTCCATGCTGAGGTATTTAATTCAAATCCATGTATGACAGCATCAGATTTATTTCTCAGTAATGAATTGATGATGGGGCTACCATCTCCTGAGCCAAACTCAACAATAGACTCAGAATTTTGACAATTGCTGAGAACAAATGTTTCTAGACAGTTTGAGTAGAAATTAGATTCTTCAGGACAAAAAAAGATATCTTTCATGTGACTGCACTCAATGGTATTGTATAATCTGTGTGGAATCAAATTAGTTTTCACTTGTATCAAGGCAATAGAAAACCTGTCCCTTAGCAAGCTATTTGTCACCAAGGAAATTGTTATAGATGCGAATTAAAATCTGGATGAGTTAGCTATGCCCCTATATGCTTGGTGTTAAGAAAAGCTAATCTGGCCAGCAAGGTGTGAGAAGACGGCTGATCTGAACTGTATTGAAATATGCCTAATTAAAAATGTCAGAAAAAAACCTGCTATTTTTAATCGCTAATTTTTGAGTTTTATCGTCTGGGTAAAGCGATTGATTCGGCTTTGCGTATTGATTGCACAACAGCTTTAGTAGCGCGATCGCCCATTAGTTTTTCCTGGTCGTACCCCAGTACCAGTTCCCAGGCATCATCAGGATATTGTTCTGCTAAAGGCAAAGCCACATCATCTAACATCCACCTTCCGTGGCGTTCATCTTCTCTAATGTGCAGTTCCCAATAACCCATTGCTTTCTCTGACAATCCCAGCCGTTGTGCTGCTGCGAGATAATTTCTGTAAGCCCCAGGCCCAGCTACCTCAAAATAGGTCAGCCCGCCGTTGTAACGCAAGAAGTAGCGTTTGCGCTCAGTCAGCAAAAAGTTATGATTAGCACAAGCTAGAACTTCCCACGGTACTAAATCAAAGTACCCTTCTGGTTTGGTATTCATGCCAAACTCAGCCAGCATTTGGGCAAAAAATGTAGAGTGCTTGCGAGATAAGCGACCATTGCCATATTCTTCCAGTAGCACCCGCACCAGCGTACACTGTACTTCATTAGCAGCACCGCCCAAAATCCGGGAAAGACGACTACCTTCCACCAAACCATCAAAGGAAGCGATCGCTAGTAAGTGACGGTAGCCAGCTTCAGTCATCTCCTCGCGGATGTAGTAACTATCCTCTGACAGTGGTGGCTCTAAATCAGCAAATGTGCGCTCAGTTAAAGCTTGTTTGATATTCCACTTTTGCAGTGATGCTACGTCGATTTGCCTTAGTTCCCAATCTTGCCACGCAGTTTCAATTTGGTTCCGACATGAGCATAAGTAAAGCGATCGCTCATTGGTGTAATGCCGCAAATCATCATACCAAAATAGCTGGAGCCGATTAATTCGATAAAGTATCCGCTGGAGAAAACGGTGAGCCTGCCTGTCACCACAGCCGTTTTCATAAGCAGTGCGGATTGCTGTTGAGACTATCCGCCCACACTCATTAACTTTAGCTGCTTCTACATCCAGGGTATTGTCCAAATCCTCCGTAGCCAGGAGTTCTATAAATAGCTGTTCAGCGCGGTCATAGTTCGTAATTGTTGTGTCTTCTGTTTGCGTACTCTTTTCTACAGCTTCGGCGTTAGATAACATAAATTAAGAGCTTTGTATGGAATATTAGAGACTTTGCTAAAGTGTCAAACTAGTTGCACCTCTAATACCTAAAATTCCACACTTGTAGCTTTGTGTACCTCTTTCGCTGGTTATAAAGAAAGATTTTGTTTGGAAGAGGAGGGGTGAAATAAGCAAATTCACCTTTCACGCCCTTTTTTTCGAGGGTGGGTAAAAATGCCCAAGTGGTGATGGAAGATGCAGATTTAGAATTAGCACTTGATGGGGCTGTTTGGGGAGCTTTTGGAACAACGAGACGACGGTGTACAGCTACAAGTCGTCTGATTTTACACCGGGATATTAAAGAGAAATTTACTCAGATGTTATGGGAACGTACCAGAAAATTACAAAGAAGGCAGGAGGCAGAGGGCTGTCTTGCAGGAGGGAAGAAGTATGAATTAAAACTTTAGTTCTGGGTCTCAAGCCCAGTTTAAAAGAGGAATTGTATCGAGACGCATAGCGCGTTAGCGAAGCGGCACGAAGTGCGATACAAAGCGTCCTTGCTTCAATTCCACGTTTTAAAACGTGGGTTCCTCCTGCCTCCTATCTCCTGCCTCTTGAACTGTTAATTAAGCTCCTGCTAACTTCTGACTCCTGACTCCTGACTCCTGAATTCCGACTTCACTATTTCTTTTGTTGGGAAATAGAGAGAGTATAATTATGCTCTCCAGGGGATAAATTGCCTATATACAGCAAGTAATTGCCAAGTTGCCAGAAACCAGCAAGTTCTGGTCTATTTGCAGAGTAATTATCTGCCAAAACACAAAAGCGCCCCCCAGGTCCATCAATTAGCAGTGTAGGTTTTCCCGGTCCCTCAACTGTTAAGCGCAAATAAGGCAGTGATTCTTGCACCTGAATAACTTGACTAGGTTGAATCGTAATATTACCGCAATTACTCTGAACTGTTCCCCCAGAAGTGCCATTGACAACCAGTGGATCTGTCTGGAGTTGCTTATTAATTTGGATGAATGGAGTCTGTGCTAAATTAGCTTGGTTAAATAGCAAACTTATTGCCAAAGTTGCGGGAACAAGAGTCAGTAGATTTAATGTGTTCATTTTTATTAATGCTCCCGGCCGTTTATAGATAAATATAGTGATATATATTCTGGATTATTAGACCAAGACAACGGGTTTTTGTTCCCAAGTTGGAAGTATAAATTTTTATTTAATTTTTATTTTGAACCTTGGTAAATTTGTAACTCAGGATTAAAATATCCTGAAGTGACAAGGGAGAGGCAGAAAAGTCTTGCTAACACTTAAGATCTAATCTCCTTGCTCCGGCAAGATACATTATTTTCCCTACCTACACAGGTTTTGTACAGATAGACATTAGCTAAAATCACTAACACAACCGCCAAATAAATGGATATAGTTGGTCGGTTGGAAAACCAGTGTCATAGCTGAGGTAAAAAATCATGAATTCTCAACCTGAGGATGAGTTGCAGCGCCGCCTCCAAAAGCTAGAGGCAAAAATGAATTCATTTTCTCCAAACCCACCCCAACCAGAGACGCAAAAGCAGACAAATCAAACTGGATTTGCCAAATTAAACTGGCATCTAGAGCGTTTTCAAATTTGGTTTCAAAGTTTATCAGGGATGAAAAAGCTTGCTGTTACTGGTGTAGGAATACTCGTGGGCATATTGGTACTGCAAACAGTCTTTAAACTGGTAGCATCTGTGATCAGTCTGGCACTGTTGGCATTGTTAGTGTATCTTGGATACAAATTTTTGCTGCCTAACAGCTTTCAACGTAAGCAATAGCCTATTTATTTTAACCGCGCCGAGATTGGCGTAAACATAAAGTCAAAGGGAAATTATGCAATGACGACCCCAACTGTGAGGAGAAATATTGATCAATCTAGCCAATCCCAAAAACCGGAAAAAGCTAATTTTCCTCTCCCCAGCAGGCGTTTAGCCGCTTGGGCAGTGGAAATCACATTAGTAGTAGCCAGTGGGTTAATTCCCTTTGGCATCGGCGTTTATGCCAATTCTCGCAGCGATATTCAGCGAGTACCCCTGAACCCAGTGCTGGTACTCACAGAAAGAGCGATCGCCCGGCCTTTAGCTTTACCCGTTAGTTATGGGATTCGTAATGTTGCCAGTCCTACTAATTTTTTATGGACT
It contains:
- a CDS encoding TetR/AcrR family transcriptional regulator; this translates as MYKQRIDDNAVVKSVRNKGGAKSVRQVRDAEVTQQQILDAAEIEFAKDGLKGARLSAIADRAKITTAMIHYYFENKEGLYKAVLQRPINQALSVVSQLDLEQLHPEEALKQIIRSAIAYEVAYPHRQMLWFQEASQNQGLYFKQINPMTLYAPLLKVLERGINEGCFRPVDPFLTLTHIISVCIFYFTVQENWKHLTPDIDRLSPEMVEKHTESAIALILGGLLVSDYLKFQH
- a CDS encoding cyclase family protein, whose translation is MLHHQKPNNIAYSHVIHLSHLIDIGIPQWPGDPPVKFTTVAELQDDGYYLRRFSLGEHSATHINAPNSFHSSGISIDEYSAQSLVVPAVVIDICKQAAVNADYLLTVADILVWEAEFGTIDPGRMVILYTGWQAKWLDKNAFLNQDAAGNMHFPGFGSDATQFLITERQIAGVGIDTHGVDSGQDTSFTTNRLVLAKPLLVLENLTNLDQLPPQGTTLVIGILRLRGGSGSPAAVMALF
- a CDS encoding Rieske 2Fe-2S domain-containing protein is translated as MTLLQGAPWLLAHRSMLKPNQPFKISLYGQDYVLWQDNTGKINCLPNACPHLGAMLSEGWCVTKADGSSTVVCPFHALEFDSNGCTVLPNSNKQTKPLLQPLELIIQGDFIWTYGGYEPKIIIPTILKDFASEYEFLGHTKNFSVKTELLTMLLNMHDYDHQNGTHRPLFEIEKVDFKQFIDNGHHSHAYFDLIRKPPKLNDLLKNPGLLAIPNTINAHLENFFPCFVVVHGESPVASVKQIHFFIPESETHTRTYVLVYGKVKNPVAHLIKKNFVRLAEVIVEQDVDILGKLYPNIPQHIKLNNEIGMDWVKRNFENFPMIEHR
- a CDS encoding class I SAM-dependent methyltransferase, which codes for MKDIFFCPEESNFYSNCLETFVLSNCQNSESIVEFGSGDGSPIINSLLRNKSDAVIHGFELNTSAWKRANSTIDEYNLAHKYIISNSCLFESSKPKAEYLVANPPYIPAPDPDIYMPLLFGGIDGATVTNDLLSLGYENVLVLVSSFSNPISTINIAEENNYFVQNFMVLPLKFGYYSSEPKVKKYIESLRKKKMAFYSGDYYFLAGVLFKKRQESVIDLSNELAQVMTSLTNKSTY
- a CDS encoding iron-containing redox enzyme family protein, with amino-acid sequence MLSNAEAVEKSTQTEDTTITNYDRAEQLFIELLATEDLDNTLDVEAAKVNECGRIVSTAIRTAYENGCGDRQAHRFLQRILYRINRLQLFWYDDLRHYTNERSLYLCSCRNQIETAWQDWELRQIDVASLQKWNIKQALTERTFADLEPPLSEDSYYIREEMTEAGYRHLLAIASFDGLVEGSRLSRILGGAANEVQCTLVRVLLEEYGNGRLSRKHSTFFAQMLAEFGMNTKPEGYFDLVPWEVLACANHNFLLTERKRYFLRYNGGLTYFEVAGPGAYRNYLAAAQRLGLSEKAMGYWELHIREDERHGRWMLDDVALPLAEQYPDDAWELVLGYDQEKLMGDRATKAVVQSIRKAESIALPRR